In the genome of Dermacentor silvarum isolate Dsil-2018 chromosome 1, BIME_Dsil_1.4, whole genome shotgun sequence, one region contains:
- the LOC119433496 gene encoding uncharacterized protein LOC119433496 isoform X1 translates to MMAENPFVASQGTGSGHLLEYSRGFDEIESADINMQFVGTCSKVNLTCLFQCTYQVLKANSPASDLPVVVGLNKQPQDVVVFCQENAYSIVSEIGAAIDKCLLQALGKDINAAGLYGLAFVRCGEFEDAAFITFVKNNQLVIKYLVSFKQGMASSFADVLNIKLHKLGVSDSCRLVAATVDRDCFHMEEIEALLSAKKDRTNALLEFHCVIYKLESVLGHALQKSMLEDPQVAIIANLCNMLKNLALADDLNLGDAMFQGPESSTSTFFNYKTLVTLHNHWLDIVTKLNKVLVDSLVEDDRQVISFILATLKSTTFIVNLAFYIELFRSLHEWTSRVVVLGIPAYQVLNELQGASSTLRHHTATGGVRVEELLEELRQSCGRYRGVDISCDLDEALFTATMNKVCSLMAEILDDIVRQTSPSISKFSILDPKVWPVDPCQLDDFGFDSIKVLAREYRYSLLDNIDVFQEWGSYKRTVHNSFVTQLRDNFDALAVRMVSSFKSLYPGIVTLLSAVTLLCPASKALQKCTQLLLEGEQSEEVRNIQINGPPVGSWSAAAALSFLLQERCVEQTAQFSDKACDLVLPLEAVRSLFVNTV, encoded by the coding sequence GGCATCTCTTGGAATATTCCAGAGGCTTTGACGAGATTGAAAGTGCAGACATCAACATGCAATTTGTTGGAACCTGTTCAAAGGTCAACTTGACCTGCTTATTCCAGTGTACCTATCAAGTTCTCAAAGCGAACAGTCCTGCCAGTGATCTCCCTGTGGTTGTGGGCCTCAACAAACAGCCTCAGGATGTTGTAGTATTCTGCCAGGAGAATGCATACAGCATTGTGTCTGAAATTGGAGCAGCTATTGACAAGTGCTTACTGCAGGCACTTGGAAAAGACATTAATGCCGCTGGCCTGTATGGTTTGGCCTTTGTTAGATGTGGAGAATTTGAGGATGCTGCATTTATAACTTTTGTGAAGAACAACCAGCTAGTCATAAAATACCTTGTTTCTTTCAAGCAAGGTATGGCTTCGAGCTTTGCTGATGTACTAAATATCAAGTTGCACAAGTTGGGCGTATCCGATTCCTGTAGACTGGTAGCAGCAACTGTTGATAGAGATTGCTTTCATATGGAGGAGATCGAGGCCTTATTAAGTGCAAAAAAGGACCGCACTAATGCACTCCTCGAGTTTCACTGTGTCATTTACAAGTTAGAATCTGTACTGGGTCACGCACTACAGAAGTCGATGCTGGAAGACCCTCAAGTAGCCATTATAGCCAATCTGTGCAACATGCTGAAGAACCTGGCTCTAGCTGATGACCTCAACCTTGGAGATGCGATGTTTCAAGGCCCAGAGTCATCTACGAGCACGTTTTTTAATTACAAGACCCTGGTTACGCTGCACAATCACTGGTTGGACATTGTGACCAAACTGAATAAAGTTTTGGTGGACTCGCTCGTGGAAGACGACCGTCAGGTGATCTCTTTCATTCTGGCAACCCTCAAGTCGACGACATTCATAGTGAACCTGGCGTTTTACATCGAGCTCTTCCGAAGCCTACACGAGTGGACAAGCCGGGTGGTGGTGCTGGGCATCCCTGCTTACCAGGTGCTCAACGAGTTGCAGGGTGCCTCGAGCACGCTCCGCCACCACACAGCTACAGGTGGCGTTCGCGTCGAGGAACTGCTTGAGGAACTGCGACAAAGCTGCGGCCGCTATCGCGGTGTCGACATTAGCTGCGATTTGGATGAGGCATTGTTCACGGCCACTATGAACAAGGTGTGCAGCCTCATGGCCGAGATCCTAGATGACATTGTGCGCCAGACCAGCCCATCGATCAGCAAGTTCAGCATTCTGGACCCTAAGGTGTGGCCGGTGGACCCGTGTCAGCTAGACGACTTCGGATTCGACTCAATAAAAGTGCTGGCGCGAGAGTATCGCTACTCGCTGCTGGATAACATCGACGTGTTCCAAGAATGGGGATCGTACAAGCGGACGGTGCATAATTCGTTTGTGACGCAACTGAGAGACAACTTCGACGCCCTGGCCGTCAGGATGGTGTCCTCTTTCAAAAGCTTGTACCCCGGCATTGTGACGCTTCTGAGCGCGGTGACGCTGCTATGTCCTGCATCTAAGGCCCTTCAAAAGTGCACCCAGCTCCTGTTGGAAGGCGAGCAGAGTGAAGAAGTGCGTAACATTCAGATCAACGGTCCACCCGTGGGGTCATGGTCAGCGgctgcagcgctgtcgttttTGTTGCAAGAACGCTGTGTTGAACAGACTGCCCAGTTTTCTGACAAAGCTTGTGACCTCGTGCTGCCTCTAGAAGCTGTTAGAAGCTTATTTGTGAACACCGTTTAG
- the LOC119433496 gene encoding uncharacterized protein LOC119433496 isoform X2 yields MAENPFVASQGTGSGHLLEYSRGFDEIESADINMQFVGTCSKVNLTCLFQCTYQVLKANSPASDLPVVVGLNKQPQDVVVFCQENAYSIVSEIGAAIDKCLLQALGKDINAAGLYGLAFVRCGEFEDAAFITFVKNNQLVIKYLVSFKQGMASSFADVLNIKLHKLGVSDSCRLVAATVDRDCFHMEEIEALLSAKKDRTNALLEFHCVIYKLESVLGHALQKSMLEDPQVAIIANLCNMLKNLALADDLNLGDAMFQGPESSTSTFFNYKTLVTLHNHWLDIVTKLNKVLVDSLVEDDRQVISFILATLKSTTFIVNLAFYIELFRSLHEWTSRVVVLGIPAYQVLNELQGASSTLRHHTATGGVRVEELLEELRQSCGRYRGVDISCDLDEALFTATMNKVCSLMAEILDDIVRQTSPSISKFSILDPKVWPVDPCQLDDFGFDSIKVLAREYRYSLLDNIDVFQEWGSYKRTVHNSFVTQLRDNFDALAVRMVSSFKSLYPGIVTLLSAVTLLCPASKALQKCTQLLLEGEQSEEVRNIQINGPPVGSWSAAAALSFLLQERCVEQTAQFSDKACDLVLPLEAVRSLFVNTV; encoded by the coding sequence GGCATCTCTTGGAATATTCCAGAGGCTTTGACGAGATTGAAAGTGCAGACATCAACATGCAATTTGTTGGAACCTGTTCAAAGGTCAACTTGACCTGCTTATTCCAGTGTACCTATCAAGTTCTCAAAGCGAACAGTCCTGCCAGTGATCTCCCTGTGGTTGTGGGCCTCAACAAACAGCCTCAGGATGTTGTAGTATTCTGCCAGGAGAATGCATACAGCATTGTGTCTGAAATTGGAGCAGCTATTGACAAGTGCTTACTGCAGGCACTTGGAAAAGACATTAATGCCGCTGGCCTGTATGGTTTGGCCTTTGTTAGATGTGGAGAATTTGAGGATGCTGCATTTATAACTTTTGTGAAGAACAACCAGCTAGTCATAAAATACCTTGTTTCTTTCAAGCAAGGTATGGCTTCGAGCTTTGCTGATGTACTAAATATCAAGTTGCACAAGTTGGGCGTATCCGATTCCTGTAGACTGGTAGCAGCAACTGTTGATAGAGATTGCTTTCATATGGAGGAGATCGAGGCCTTATTAAGTGCAAAAAAGGACCGCACTAATGCACTCCTCGAGTTTCACTGTGTCATTTACAAGTTAGAATCTGTACTGGGTCACGCACTACAGAAGTCGATGCTGGAAGACCCTCAAGTAGCCATTATAGCCAATCTGTGCAACATGCTGAAGAACCTGGCTCTAGCTGATGACCTCAACCTTGGAGATGCGATGTTTCAAGGCCCAGAGTCATCTACGAGCACGTTTTTTAATTACAAGACCCTGGTTACGCTGCACAATCACTGGTTGGACATTGTGACCAAACTGAATAAAGTTTTGGTGGACTCGCTCGTGGAAGACGACCGTCAGGTGATCTCTTTCATTCTGGCAACCCTCAAGTCGACGACATTCATAGTGAACCTGGCGTTTTACATCGAGCTCTTCCGAAGCCTACACGAGTGGACAAGCCGGGTGGTGGTGCTGGGCATCCCTGCTTACCAGGTGCTCAACGAGTTGCAGGGTGCCTCGAGCACGCTCCGCCACCACACAGCTACAGGTGGCGTTCGCGTCGAGGAACTGCTTGAGGAACTGCGACAAAGCTGCGGCCGCTATCGCGGTGTCGACATTAGCTGCGATTTGGATGAGGCATTGTTCACGGCCACTATGAACAAGGTGTGCAGCCTCATGGCCGAGATCCTAGATGACATTGTGCGCCAGACCAGCCCATCGATCAGCAAGTTCAGCATTCTGGACCCTAAGGTGTGGCCGGTGGACCCGTGTCAGCTAGACGACTTCGGATTCGACTCAATAAAAGTGCTGGCGCGAGAGTATCGCTACTCGCTGCTGGATAACATCGACGTGTTCCAAGAATGGGGATCGTACAAGCGGACGGTGCATAATTCGTTTGTGACGCAACTGAGAGACAACTTCGACGCCCTGGCCGTCAGGATGGTGTCCTCTTTCAAAAGCTTGTACCCCGGCATTGTGACGCTTCTGAGCGCGGTGACGCTGCTATGTCCTGCATCTAAGGCCCTTCAAAAGTGCACCCAGCTCCTGTTGGAAGGCGAGCAGAGTGAAGAAGTGCGTAACATTCAGATCAACGGTCCACCCGTGGGGTCATGGTCAGCGgctgcagcgctgtcgttttTGTTGCAAGAACGCTGTGTTGAACAGACTGCCCAGTTTTCTGACAAAGCTTGTGACCTCGTGCTGCCTCTAGAAGCTGTTAGAAGCTTATTTGTGAACACCGTTTAG